TTGCTCTTTCGTTGCCTCGGAAACCTTTCCGTTTTTGGAGGATAATTCAAGGGAAAACTCAGCCAATGCATGAAGCTTGGGATCAAACGTTGCTGACCCTTTTCGTATCTCTAGTATCTGTTCATCGCTAAACCCTCTTTTCAATGCCAGTTGTGTATGTGCAGAAACACAATACTTGCAGCCATTGTATTGGCTCACCACCAAATTCACCACTTCTTTTTCTTTGGCATTCAAGCTGGACTTTCTGTTTTCCAGAGCGAGAAGATCTGTTAGCGCTGTGGCGTTTTTTGCATAGTATGCATACAGATTTGGCACAAAGCCGATACGTTTCTCTAAGGTGTCAAAAAGTACCTGATCGCTGGCAGACACATCGTCTCTGCCTGGAATAAGATATTTTTCCATGATTTTAAATTGTTTTGATAATAGTAAATGGGAACCTTAAAGCTTCACAACTCCCAGTTGCTGAAAGAGGCTCAGGTTATCTTCCAAATGCCAGTTTTCTACAATTTTGCCATCCTCAATTCGGAGGATGTCGATAGCGTTAAACTCAATAGGTTTTCCACTTGGCGCTACTCCGGCAAAAGCCCCCAGATGGGTTCCACTAAATACCATTCGAATAGTTACCTTATCCTTTGTTATAAGTAAATCCTTCACTTCGCATTTCAAATCCGGTACGGCCTTTCTGAATGCATCGGAAGCAAAACTTGGTCCCCCCGGTCCCTGCGGGCGACCTTCCGGGAGGGTTCTATCCATAAACTTCTCCGAGATAGACCTGTCCAGATATTC
This Marinoscillum sp. 108 DNA region includes the following protein-coding sequences:
- a CDS encoding carboxymuconolactone decarboxylase family protein; the encoded protein is MEKYLIPGRDDVSASDQVLFDTLEKRIGFVPNLYAYYAKNATALTDLLALENRKSSLNAKEKEVVNLVVSQYNGCKYCVSAHTQLALKRGFSDEQILEIRKGSATFDPKLHALAEFSLELSSKNGKVSEATKEQFFEAGYSEANMIDVVVLAGGRTMANYIHNLVGFEIDWPLAPGLE